The following DNA comes from Nitrospira sp..
AGTTGGCGTCTTCACCGAACAAGGCCGTCTTGACTAAATTAGAGGTGGCGATCGTGCTGGCTACTCGCTTGGCCGCTGCGACGGTCTTCGCTCCGCCGACGGCGATTTTGACGACCTTCGTAACGCCTTCGCCGTCACGACAGATGGCCAAGGCCAGCGCCTGCGACGCCTCAGTCAGCAGTTGTTCGAACTGCCGATAGTGCTTAGAGCCTGATTGGATGGTCGCGTTCTTCGCCAATCCGTTGGCCAGGCAGAGGACCGTATCGTTGGTGCTGGTATCGCCGTCCACCGTAATACAATTGAAGGACTGATCGACTGCTGATTTCAGCGCGCGCTGCAGCGCGGCCGGCGCAATGGCGGCATCGGTGGTCAAGTATCCGAGCATGGTGGCCATATTGGGATGGATCATGCCTGAACCCTTGGCCATGCCTCCGATGGTCACGACTCGGCCGCCGATCCTGGCTTGAACGACGACGGTTTTCGGACGTAAGTCGGTCGTGAGGATGGCTTGAGCGGCCTGGCGTCCGCCTGTGCGGCTGAGTGTTTCGATCAAGGTCGGGATGCCTGCCTGCACGCGATCGATCGGGAGCACCCGTCCGATGACGCCGGTCGATCCGACGAAGACCTGATTCACCGGAATCGCCAGGCTCTTGCCTATGGCCGCGGCCATGGCAACAGCTGCCCGAAGCCCTTTGGCGCCGGTACAGGCATTGGCGTTCCCGCTGTTGACGATAATGGCGCGGCCACGACGCTGCCGGAGATGACGGCGATCCAGAGTCACCGGTGCTGCTGCGACACGGTTTTTGGTGAAGACTCCTGCGATGGGACCTGCGACGGTCGATACCACGAGAGCCAGGTCGAGGATGCCCGGTTTCTTAATGCCGCAATGGATGCCGGCGGCTTCAAATCCTTGTGGCGCGGTCACGCCTGATGCCTGTGCGTTCATAGTTGTCATCTCGCTGAAAGGTTACTCAAGAATGCTGTGACGTTGTTGCGTCGAGGTCAGGGGTAACTGCTCGGCGCGGTGAGCCCCGTTTCCTCCGGAATTCCCATCATTAAATTCATCGCTTGAATGGCTTGGCCGGCAGCGCCCTTGACCAGGTTATCCACGGCCGCGACGGTAACGACCCATCCGGCTCGCTGGTCTGCATAGACCCCGATATCGCAAAAGTTCGACCCTTTGGTGTAGCGGGGGTTCGGGACGATATCTTCGTAGAGACGGATAAACCGCTCGCCTTTATAGAACTCCCGGTACAGGGCTCGCAATTCCGGCAGCTTAATCTCTGTCTTCAGCTTGCAATAGGCCGTACTCAAAATACCCCGATTCATTGGGACGAGGTGGGGGGTAAAGGCGATCGTGACCGCGCCGGGCGTTCCCATGACACCGGAGAGCTCCTGTTCGATCTCCGGAATATGGCGGTGCTTGCCGATCTTATAGGGCTCCAACGATTCATGGGCTTCCGGAAAATGGTAGGGCAGGCCCGGACTTCGTCCGGCTCCGGAGACTCCGGATTTCGCATCGATGACGATGGAATCGAGTTGGACGAGTCCTTTGGCGAAGAGCGGCGCCATCTGCAAAATGGCCGCAGTCGGGTAGCAGCCCGGTGACGCGACCAACGTCGCTTTTGCGATGGCGCTCCGATGGAGTTCCGGCAGGCCATAGACGGCTTCTTGAAGCAGCGCCGGGTGGGCGTGCGGGGTCTGATACCATTCTTCATACGCCGCCACGTTTTTGAGCCGATAGTCCGCACTCAGATCTACCACCAGTTTGCCGGCCTTCAGGCAGAGCGCAACCGGCTCTTGCGATTTCGTATGGGGAAGCGCGAGGAACAGGGCATCGGCCCGTTCGGCCAGAGCCTCTGGTGCCAGCGCTTCGAACGTGTGCCGCACGACGCCGGTCAGGCTGGGGAAGACGGAGGCTACGGATTGCCCGGCTGATTTCTCAGAGGTCACCGCAGTGATATCAAAGTAGGGATGCGCGGCGGCCAGACGGACGAGTTCTGCTCCGGCATAGCCGCTGGCTCCTGCGATCGCGATGCGAAATTTCTTAGGCATGACCTGTCATCCTGTCCAGCTGGTGCTGAGGGTGTCCGGTTGTAGGCACAAAAAAGGGAAGGCAAGGAGCCTTCCCTTTCTCGTTCTTTGGCTCCGGCTGTTTAGCGCTTGGAGTACTGGAAGCGCTTACGAGCACCCTTCTGTCCGTATTTCTTTCGTTCCTTCACGCGAGAGTCGCGGGTGAGGAGGCCTTCCTTCTTGAGCGGGGTCCGTACTGTAGGGCTCAAGACGACGAGCGCACGCGCAATGGCGTGACGGAGCGCACCGGCCTGACCGGTCGGGCCGC
Coding sequences within:
- the argC gene encoding N-acetyl-gamma-glutamyl-phosphate reductase; the encoded protein is MPKKFRIAIAGASGYAGAELVRLAAAHPYFDITAVTSEKSAGQSVASVFPSLTGVVRHTFEALAPEALAERADALFLALPHTKSQEPVALCLKAGKLVVDLSADYRLKNVAAYEEWYQTPHAHPALLQEAVYGLPELHRSAIAKATLVASPGCYPTAAILQMAPLFAKGLVQLDSIVIDAKSGVSGAGRSPGLPYHFPEAHESLEPYKIGKHRHIPEIEQELSGVMGTPGAVTIAFTPHLVPMNRGILSTAYCKLKTEIKLPELRALYREFYKGERFIRLYEDIVPNPRYTKGSNFCDIGVYADQRAGWVVTVAAVDNLVKGAAGQAIQAMNLMMGIPEETGLTAPSSYP
- the argJ gene encoding bifunctional glutamate N-acetyltransferase/amino-acid acetyltransferase ArgJ, with translation MNAQASGVTAPQGFEAAGIHCGIKKPGILDLALVVSTVAGPIAGVFTKNRVAAAPVTLDRRHLRQRRGRAIIVNSGNANACTGAKGLRAAVAMAAAIGKSLAIPVNQVFVGSTGVIGRVLPIDRVQAGIPTLIETLSRTGGRQAAQAILTTDLRPKTVVVQARIGGRVVTIGGMAKGSGMIHPNMATMLGYLTTDAAIAPAALQRALKSAVDQSFNCITVDGDTSTNDTVLCLANGLAKNATIQSGSKHYRQFEQLLTEASQALALAICRDGEGVTKVVKIAVGGAKTVAAAKRVASTIATSNLVKTALFGEDANWGRVMGALGRSGVPINPDIVTVRFDKVVMVKRGMGTGLAAERKIAQVFKQKEFTISVDLGQGQAAAHMWTTDLSYDYVRINASYRS